In the Salinirubrum litoreum genome, one interval contains:
- the sucC gene encoding ADP-forming succinate--CoA ligase subunit beta → MKLHEYQAKQIFADAGIPVPDSRLATSVAEVEAAVEEIGFPAAIKAQVHVGGRGKAGGIKIASDAEEASQYADEILGMDLKGYTVDRVLVEAGVDFVNELYVGITMDRGEGKPVAMVSTEGGVDIESVAEETPEAIAREHIDPAFGLHPFQARKVVYEAGIPREVAGDVASILTTLYDLYESRDASEIEINPVMITSDDDVVAADAVMNIDDDALFRQPDLAELEEETFSDDLEKKANEYGFDYVRLSGNVGIIGNGAGLVMTTLDLVDYYGGEPANFLDIGGGAKAERVTHALDMVFSDPNVDAVVFNIFGGITRGDEVAKGINEALEGFDEIPKKVVVRLAGTNAKEGMEILNTDLVEVEETLEAAVQRAVQNAQEVDA, encoded by the coding sequence ATGAAACTGCACGAGTATCAGGCGAAACAGATCTTCGCCGACGCCGGAATCCCCGTCCCGGACTCCCGGCTGGCGACGTCTGTCGCGGAGGTCGAAGCGGCGGTCGAGGAGATCGGCTTCCCGGCGGCCATCAAAGCACAGGTCCACGTCGGCGGACGTGGCAAGGCTGGCGGCATCAAGATCGCCTCGGACGCCGAGGAAGCGAGCCAGTACGCCGACGAGATTCTCGGGATGGACCTCAAGGGCTACACCGTGGACCGGGTCCTCGTCGAGGCCGGCGTCGACTTCGTCAACGAACTGTACGTCGGGATCACGATGGACCGCGGCGAGGGCAAGCCCGTGGCGATGGTCTCGACCGAGGGCGGCGTCGACATCGAGTCGGTCGCCGAGGAGACCCCCGAGGCGATCGCCCGCGAGCACATCGACCCCGCGTTCGGCCTGCATCCGTTCCAGGCCCGGAAGGTCGTCTACGAGGCCGGCATCCCGCGTGAAGTGGCAGGCGACGTGGCCTCAATCCTGACGACGCTGTACGACCTCTACGAGTCGCGTGACGCCTCCGAGATCGAGATCAACCCGGTGATGATCACGAGCGACGACGACGTGGTCGCCGCCGACGCCGTGATGAACATCGACGACGACGCACTGTTCCGCCAGCCGGATCTCGCGGAACTGGAAGAAGAGACGTTCTCGGACGATCTGGAGAAGAAGGCCAACGAGTACGGCTTCGACTACGTACGCCTCTCGGGCAACGTCGGTATCATCGGCAACGGCGCGGGCCTCGTGATGACGACGCTGGACCTCGTGGACTACTACGGCGGCGAACCCGCCAACTTCCTCGACATCGGCGGCGGTGCGAAGGCCGAACGCGTGACCCACGCGCTGGATATGGTCTTCTCGGACCCGAACGTCGACGCCGTCGTCTTCAACATCTTCGGCGGGATCACGCGCGGTGACGAGGTAGCGAAGGGGATCAACGAGGCGCTGGAGGGCTTCGACGAGATTCCGAAGAAGGTCGTCGTCCGCCTCGCCGGGACGAACGCGAAAGAGGGCATGGAGATTCTCAACACCGATCTCGTAGAGGTAGAGGAGACGCTCGAAGCGGCCGTGCAACGTGCCGTGCAGAACGCTCAGGAGGTGGACGCATGA
- the sucD gene encoding succinate--CoA ligase subunit alpha has protein sequence MSVLVDDDTRVVVQGITGGEGSFHAEQMIEYGTNVVAGAVPGKGGQKVHGVPVYDTVHAAVREEDADASVVFVPPAFAADAVFEALDAPLDLVVAITEGVPTGDMAKVYKRLGEVDTRLIGPNCPGIITPGEAKLGILPGNIFADGNVGLVSRSGTLTYQVVDNLTSRGIGQTTAIGIGGDPIIGTDFVDALELFEADEETEAVVMCGEIGGEDEEEAAAYIAEHMDTPVAGFIAGRTAPPGKRMGHAGAIVSGSGTGTAESKIQALNDAGVPVGDTPEEVADSIEDFL, from the coding sequence ATGAGCGTCCTCGTCGACGACGACACTCGCGTCGTCGTGCAGGGGATCACCGGCGGGGAGGGCTCCTTCCACGCCGAGCAGATGATCGAGTACGGGACCAACGTCGTCGCCGGCGCGGTGCCGGGCAAGGGCGGCCAGAAGGTCCACGGCGTCCCGGTCTACGACACGGTCCACGCCGCCGTGCGCGAGGAGGACGCCGACGCCTCGGTCGTCTTCGTCCCGCCCGCGTTCGCGGCCGACGCGGTGTTCGAGGCGCTGGACGCACCGCTCGATCTGGTCGTGGCCATCACCGAGGGCGTCCCCACGGGCGACATGGCGAAGGTCTACAAGCGACTGGGCGAGGTCGACACCCGCCTGATCGGCCCGAACTGTCCGGGCATCATCACGCCGGGCGAGGCCAAACTCGGCATCCTGCCGGGCAACATCTTCGCCGACGGCAACGTGGGTCTCGTCTCCCGATCTGGGACGCTCACCTATCAGGTCGTCGACAACCTGACGAGCCGCGGTATCGGTCAGACCACCGCCATCGGTATCGGCGGGGACCCGATCATCGGGACGGACTTCGTCGATGCGCTCGAACTGTTCGAGGCCGACGAGGAGACCGAGGCGGTCGTCATGTGCGGTGAGATCGGTGGCGAGGACGAGGAGGAGGCCGCCGCGTACATCGCCGAGCACATGGACACGCCGGTCGCGGGCTTCATCGCCGGGCGAACCGCCCCGCCGGGCAAGCGCATGGGTCACGCCGGCGCTATCGTCTCCGGCAGTGGGACCGGGACCGCGGAGTCGAAGATTCAAGCACTGAACGACGCGGGCGTCCCGGTCGGCGACACCCCCGAGGAAGTGGCCGACTCCATCGAAGACTTCCTGTAA
- the tatC gene encoding twin-arginine translocase subunit TatC translates to MSSALDEDTRRTIDEGRRTAGAMLRAAQQDLQKVFIVFLVGFLGAFYALSYAVWPFLKDVTKARMEGVLGEEVQIIAQTPFDVILLQAKISLVVGVIVCLPAFIYYSRDALRVRGMWPSSPVEPWKAVLIGVLSVLLFLAGLAYGYLFFFPVMFEFLAGNALSAGFKPTYSIVKWAQFIFLLTLSFGLAAQMPLAITGLSYSGIVQYETFRDKWRYAVVLIFVFGALFSPPDPFTQIMWAVPLLFLYGFSLYLAKVVVTAKRGSEQIDVWATTRDRWNLVAGSGVLGFVVVYAFYTRGGVELVNSLLASVSDYRVVGAGGTLPLSATAETAVFGVVGALLFALGAVMYFVYNGIVATDQAETGTPAGIDISILDAAGVRAAPPEAFEEMTEPQALELANEAMDEGDKEKARVILDRFDEAESEREAGADADGAAAEADSDAEGGTAEEIPGVADDIGDRAGRAGESFFSALSDDDEEDEDDIGGYYTDIQFILDSLTSRAFWLVAIFMVTLAVTFTGLYLGGLAIVFDNFTSRLPPQLQDGQFLTVVALHPVEALIFQVKFSTVIAAIATAPFVGYFAWPALRERNIVRGNRNVIFGWIAALAAGLIGGFVLGYLYIAPTVISYLVADAVQADMLIRYRITNFFWLIFFMTAGIGLLADIPVLMVLLNTAGVSYRAMRGRWREVTVGILTFAALFTPASISTMLLATIPMMAAYGTGLGILWLVTFGGRRNLAPSRTETGGEAQAAD, encoded by the coding sequence ATGTCCAGCGCGCTCGACGAGGACACTCGCCGCACTATCGACGAGGGTCGGCGAACAGCCGGCGCGATGTTGCGCGCCGCCCAGCAGGACCTCCAGAAGGTCTTCATCGTCTTCCTCGTCGGCTTCCTCGGCGCGTTCTACGCTCTGAGCTACGCGGTCTGGCCCTTCCTGAAGGACGTCACCAAGGCCCGGATGGAGGGTGTGCTCGGCGAGGAAGTGCAGATCATCGCACAGACCCCCTTCGACGTGATCCTCTTACAGGCGAAGATATCGCTCGTCGTCGGTGTCATCGTCTGTCTCCCGGCGTTCATCTACTACTCCCGTGACGCGCTCCGGGTGCGCGGGATGTGGCCCTCGTCGCCCGTCGAGCCGTGGAAGGCGGTCCTGATCGGGGTGCTCTCCGTCCTGCTCTTCCTCGCCGGGTTGGCCTACGGCTACCTGTTCTTCTTCCCGGTGATGTTCGAGTTCCTCGCGGGCAACGCGCTGTCTGCGGGGTTCAAGCCGACCTACTCCATCGTGAAGTGGGCGCAGTTCATCTTCCTGCTCACGCTCTCGTTCGGACTCGCGGCACAGATGCCACTCGCGATCACCGGGTTGTCGTACTCCGGCATCGTCCAGTACGAGACGTTCCGCGACAAGTGGCGGTACGCGGTCGTCCTCATCTTCGTCTTCGGCGCGCTGTTCTCGCCGCCGGACCCCTTCACACAGATCATGTGGGCCGTGCCCCTCCTCTTCCTCTACGGCTTCAGTCTCTACCTCGCCAAGGTCGTCGTCACGGCGAAGCGCGGGAGCGAACAGATCGACGTCTGGGCGACGACCAGAGACCGGTGGAACCTCGTCGCCGGCAGTGGCGTCCTGGGCTTCGTCGTCGTCTACGCGTTCTACACGCGCGGTGGCGTCGAACTCGTCAACTCGCTGCTGGCGTCGGTCAGCGACTATCGGGTCGTCGGGGCCGGCGGGACGCTCCCGCTGTCGGCGACGGCCGAGACGGCCGTCTTCGGCGTCGTCGGCGCACTCCTCTTCGCGCTCGGTGCCGTGATGTACTTCGTCTACAACGGGATCGTCGCCACCGACCAGGCGGAGACGGGCACGCCGGCCGGCATCGACATCTCGATCCTTGACGCCGCCGGCGTGCGGGCCGCCCCGCCGGAGGCGTTCGAGGAGATGACCGAACCGCAGGCACTCGAACTCGCCAACGAGGCGATGGACGAGGGCGACAAGGAGAAGGCCCGCGTCATCCTCGACCGCTTCGACGAGGCGGAGTCCGAACGCGAGGCCGGGGCGGACGCCGACGGGGCGGCAGCAGAGGCCGACTCCGACGCCGAGGGCGGCACCGCCGAGGAGATTCCCGGCGTCGCGGACGACATCGGCGACCGGGCCGGGCGGGCCGGCGAGTCGTTCTTCTCGGCACTGTCGGACGACGACGAGGAGGACGAAGACGACATCGGGGGCTACTACACCGACATCCAGTTCATCCTCGACAGTCTCACCTCGCGGGCCTTCTGGCTGGTCGCCATCTTCATGGTGACGCTGGCGGTGACGTTCACGGGCCTCTACCTCGGCGGACTGGCGATCGTCTTCGACAACTTCACCAGCAGACTCCCACCACAACTGCAGGACGGGCAGTTCCTGACGGTCGTCGCGCTCCACCCGGTCGAGGCGCTGATCTTCCAGGTGAAGTTCTCGACAGTCATCGCGGCCATCGCCACCGCGCCGTTCGTCGGTTACTTCGCGTGGCCCGCCCTGCGGGAGCGGAACATCGTCCGTGGCAACCGGAACGTCATCTTCGGCTGGATCGCGGCGCTCGCGGCCGGCCTGATCGGCGGCTTCGTGCTCGGCTACCTCTACATCGCGCCGACGGTCATCTCGTATCTCGTCGCCGACGCGGTGCAGGCGGACATGCTCATCCGGTACCGGATCACCAACTTCTTCTGGTTGATCTTCTTCATGACGGCCGGTATCGGCCTGCTCGCCGACATCCCGGTGCTGATGGTCCTCCTGAACACCGCCGGCGTCAGTTACCGGGCGATGCGCGGTCGGTGGCGCGAGGTGACGGTCGGCATCCTCACCTTCGCGGCGCTGTTCACGCCGGCCAGTATCTCGACGATGCTGCTCGCGACTATCCCGATGATGGCCGCCTACGGCACCGGACTGGGCATCCTGTGGCTCGTGACGTTCGGCGGCCGCCGGAACCTCGCCCCGAGTCGGACGGAGACCGGCGGCGAGGCGCAGGCGGCCGACTGA
- a CDS encoding ribbon-helix-helix domain-containing protein, with protein MTKISVEIPDELLADLDEHVGDDKKFVNRSDAVRASIRKTLDMLDDIDARHGRLDDDE; from the coding sequence ATGACCAAGATAAGCGTCGAGATCCCCGACGAACTGCTCGCCGACCTGGACGAGCACGTCGGCGACGACAAGAAGTTCGTGAACCGGAGTGACGCGGTCCGGGCCTCGATCCGGAAGACGCTCGACATGCTGGACGACATCGACGCCCGCCACGGGCGACTGGACGACGATGAGTGA